Within Dysgonomonas sp. HDW5A, the genomic segment ACTAATTGCTGTAGGGCTTTTTATGGTTATCACCTCTAAAAAATAAATTTTAGATGAATGTTGTATTTATAGGTGCCGGACGTTTAGCAACTCATTTAGCAATTGAGTTATCGAAACACCCGTTCAATATTCTCCAAATATATAGCCGAACAGACAATTCGGCGATGGAATTGGCTCGAAAAGTCAATGCAAAATCAACCTCTGATATAAAAGAGGTGATAAGGGATGCTGATATTTATATATTTTCGATTAAAGATTCTGCTTTACCCCAGCTATTAGCTGAAATACCTTCCAATAAAGGTTTATGGATACACACCGCAGGTAGCATACCTTTAGATATTTTCAAAGAATATAATAACCGGTATGGCGTATTATACCCTTTTCAAACATTTAGTAAAGATCGTAATTTGGACTTCAGTGTAATTCCTTTATTTCTAGAGGCAAATAACGAGAATGATTTGAAAATCTTGTTTAACATCGCAGAGCAAATTTCTAGTAAAGTATATTCTTTATCTTCCAAAAAACGTCAATATCTTCATCTTACAGGTGTATTTGCATGTAATTTTGTAAATCACATGTATTCAGTCTCTCATAGTATCTTAGAAAAAGAAGGCATTCCTTTTGAAACTGTACTACCTTTGATAGATGAAACAGCAGCAAAAATACACAGTCTTAGCCCCAAAGAAGCTCAAACGGGTCCTGCAATACGTTATGATGAGAATGTTATAAACAAGCATCTTGAATTGATCAAAGACCCCGATTTAAAGGAAATATATTCCTTAATCAGTAAAAATATATACAAAACAAATAAGCCTCAATAAATATGAGTTCTATAAACTACGATCTGAATAA encodes:
- a CDS encoding Rossmann-like and DUF2520 domain-containing protein yields the protein MNVVFIGAGRLATHLAIELSKHPFNILQIYSRTDNSAMELARKVNAKSTSDIKEVIRDADIYIFSIKDSALPQLLAEIPSNKGLWIHTAGSIPLDIFKEYNNRYGVLYPFQTFSKDRNLDFSVIPLFLEANNENDLKILFNIAEQISSKVYSLSSKKRQYLHLTGVFACNFVNHMYSVSHSILEKEGIPFETVLPLIDETAAKIHSLSPKEAQTGPAIRYDENVINKHLELIKDPDLKEIYSLISKNIYKTNKPQ